Proteins encoded together in one Rubripirellula reticaptiva window:
- the recO gene encoding DNA repair protein RecO produces MSAEQSTAIVLRTIEFSETSLIVSLLTRDFGRISALAKGARRPKGPFEGALDLLAVCRVVVLRKSSDSLDLLTEAKLHRRFRGGEKSLERTYAGYHVAEMLRLLTDEHDPHPEVYDLAIQSLNQIDGSGDVASTLLFFDAQALRLLGHSPGTDRCTDCGGIVDSVARIAFSLSAGGIVCNRCRPRQQQTISITGHGIDELRRLQAEATHLPTQVASHLYSELRALMNRYIQTVVGNVPRMQAFLPAKIATPTKIVSTVENPTDR; encoded by the coding sequence TTGTCGGCCGAGCAATCCACGGCGATCGTATTGCGAACGATCGAATTCAGCGAGACAAGTTTGATTGTGTCACTGTTGACGCGGGACTTTGGCCGCATCTCTGCACTTGCCAAGGGAGCCCGCCGGCCGAAGGGGCCTTTCGAAGGCGCGCTTGACCTGTTGGCCGTCTGTCGTGTAGTCGTTCTAAGGAAGTCTTCCGATTCGCTCGATTTATTGACCGAAGCCAAACTGCACCGACGGTTTCGCGGTGGCGAAAAATCACTCGAGCGGACCTACGCAGGCTACCACGTTGCGGAAATGCTGCGTTTATTGACCGATGAACACGATCCTCACCCCGAAGTCTATGACTTGGCCATCCAATCACTTAACCAGATCGACGGCAGCGGCGATGTCGCTTCGACGCTGCTGTTTTTTGATGCTCAGGCGCTGCGGTTGCTCGGGCACTCGCCTGGCACCGATCGCTGCACGGATTGCGGCGGAATCGTGGACTCGGTCGCTCGGATCGCTTTTTCGCTGTCGGCCGGCGGAATTGTGTGCAACCGTTGCCGGCCTCGCCAACAACAAACCATTTCAATTACAGGTCATGGCATTGACGAACTACGTCGACTGCAAGCCGAAGCGACCCATTTGCCAACCCAAGTTGCAAGCCATCTTTATAGCGAGCTTCGCGCCCTGATGAACCGATACATTCAAACGGTGGTAGGGAACGTGCCACGAATGCAGGCTTTTTTGCCCGCTAAGATCGCCACGCCCACAAAGATCGTTTCGACGGTCGAAAATCCGACTGACCGCTGA
- a CDS encoding tetratricopeptide repeat protein, translating to MSANSNKKPRAIQNQLAAATLLAFAATHFSGCAALRNPLGMRDDSSELYAAETINPIMQVSGEDIPGTTNEVVRADGSLTEKTKQTTKSVTNFLTGREQEDQVRAKQFYKEGDRLFKLASSQPTDQRKATFAKAAKQFKKAGESAPGSALEQDSMFMRAESYFFADQLTQATDTYEKLQKEFPRNRHNDRVAARLFSVSRYWIETDKANEGSWFPLNLTDSSRPRMDTDGHAIRVLDQIRYDDPTGRLADDATMAAAAEYIRQNKFEDADEFLTDLRETFSDSEHLFLAHMLGIQCKLEIYAGPKYSGLILDEAEKLVQQTRARYPEKLNGTEHGEMVARAANTIAFHRAETLTQKASFREKRKEYRAAAIYYHELLEKYGDTPQAEIARQRLTKIEKLPAVPTQRLSWLTTIFPESRPKNPLKMDLPVETDSSAPSGSIYR from the coding sequence ATGTCGGCGAACTCAAACAAAAAACCTCGCGCGATCCAAAATCAATTGGCCGCGGCGACGCTTTTGGCATTCGCAGCCACCCATTTCAGTGGGTGCGCGGCGCTGAGGAACCCGCTTGGAATGCGCGACGATTCATCGGAACTTTACGCCGCTGAAACCATCAATCCAATCATGCAAGTCTCGGGCGAAGATATTCCGGGCACCACCAACGAAGTGGTTCGAGCGGACGGATCGCTAACTGAAAAAACAAAACAGACGACCAAATCGGTTACGAACTTCTTGACCGGTCGCGAACAAGAAGACCAAGTCCGAGCAAAGCAGTTTTACAAAGAGGGTGACCGGCTTTTTAAGTTGGCAAGCTCGCAGCCCACCGACCAACGAAAAGCAACCTTCGCCAAAGCCGCCAAGCAGTTCAAGAAAGCTGGCGAATCAGCCCCAGGATCGGCGCTCGAACAAGACTCGATGTTCATGCGTGCAGAAAGCTATTTCTTTGCTGACCAACTGACCCAGGCAACCGACACCTACGAAAAACTGCAAAAGGAATTCCCGCGCAATCGACACAACGACCGAGTCGCTGCACGGTTGTTTTCGGTCAGCCGATATTGGATCGAAACAGACAAGGCCAACGAGGGCAGTTGGTTCCCGCTCAACTTGACCGACTCGTCGCGTCCACGAATGGACACCGATGGTCACGCGATTCGAGTGCTCGACCAAATCCGGTACGACGACCCGACGGGTCGGCTAGCCGATGATGCAACCATGGCGGCGGCCGCAGAGTACATCCGTCAAAATAAATTCGAAGACGCTGACGAGTTCCTGACCGACCTGCGAGAAACATTCTCGGACAGCGAGCACCTGTTCTTGGCCCACATGTTGGGCATCCAGTGCAAACTCGAAATCTATGCTGGCCCCAAATACAGCGGATTGATTCTTGATGAAGCCGAAAAGCTGGTGCAACAAACGCGGGCTCGTTACCCCGAAAAATTAAACGGAACCGAACACGGCGAGATGGTCGCGCGAGCGGCCAATACGATTGCGTTCCACCGCGCCGAGACGCTGACACAGAAGGCCAGCTTCCGCGAAAAACGAAAAGAGTACCGTGCAGCCGCAATCTACTATCACGAGCTTTTGGAAAAGTACGGCGACACACCGCAAGCTGAAATTGCACGACAACGATTGACGAAGATCGAAAAACTACCGGCCGTCCCAACACAAAGACTTTCATGGTTGACGACGATCTTCCCCGAGTCGCGGCCCAAGAATCCATTGAAGATGGATCTGCCGGTCGAAACAGATTCATCGGCCCCATCGGGATCCATTTATCGATGA
- the lptE gene encoding LPS assembly lipoprotein LptE translates to MIANNRLAGLMVMISCVVGASGCAAYRFGSASLFRPGIRTVHVPIVRNDTFRHDLGVRLTEAIVREIEDRTPYKVTGDPNADSTLVCRVVNESKRVLTETGTDDPRALDAAISVRATWTGRGGELLMQNAVTPNGEFAISFGQDSRFVPEAGQSVDSAMQIAIEDLASRIVSQMEMRW, encoded by the coding sequence ATGATCGCGAACAATCGGTTGGCCGGTTTGATGGTGATGATTTCCTGTGTCGTCGGGGCGAGCGGATGCGCTGCCTATCGATTCGGGTCCGCTTCGCTGTTTCGTCCCGGAATTCGCACCGTTCATGTCCCCATCGTCCGAAACGATACCTTTCGACATGACCTAGGCGTGCGTTTGACCGAAGCGATTGTTCGAGAGATCGAAGATCGCACGCCCTACAAAGTCACCGGCGACCCTAACGCGGACAGCACGTTGGTATGCCGAGTCGTTAACGAATCGAAACGCGTGCTAACCGAAACCGGAACCGACGATCCGCGGGCACTCGATGCGGCGATTTCGGTTCGCGCAACTTGGACCGGCCGCGGTGGTGAGTTGTTGATGCAGAATGCGGTCACGCCCAATGGCGAGTTTGCAATCAGCTTTGGTCAAGATTCGCGATTCGTTCCCGAAGCCGGGCAATCGGTTGATTCAGCCATGCAAATCGCGATCGAAGACTTGGCATCGCGGATCGTTTCGCAAATGGAAATGCGGTGGTAG
- the folP gene encoding dihydropteroate synthase, with the protein MGIVNVTPDSFSDGGKHRDAEVAVATAIAMQNDGADIIDIGGESTRPYSDVVDVEEELDRVMPVIESLAGKIAIPISIDTSKSAVAAAAVQAGAEIINDVTGFDGDPAMVGVAVQSGVGVCVMHMQGNPQTMQDAPTYENVVDEIHAYLMARRDLCLAAGISIDRVCLDPGIGFGKTHEHNLTLLKATRRFTDLGCPILIGHSRKGFIRKMLGDDAADLTAGTLGVTLAVAAAGANVIRVHDVRETVQALTLFEASGGFDKAKL; encoded by the coding sequence ATGGGAATCGTAAACGTCACGCCCGACAGCTTTTCCGATGGCGGCAAACATCGCGATGCCGAGGTTGCCGTGGCGACCGCGATTGCGATGCAAAACGATGGTGCTGACATCATCGACATCGGTGGCGAAAGCACTCGGCCGTACAGCGATGTGGTGGACGTCGAAGAGGAACTTGATCGCGTCATGCCGGTGATCGAATCACTCGCCGGAAAGATCGCAATTCCAATCAGCATCGACACCAGCAAGTCGGCAGTTGCTGCGGCGGCCGTCCAAGCCGGCGCTGAAATCATCAACGATGTCACAGGTTTTGACGGTGATCCGGCGATGGTCGGCGTGGCGGTCCAAAGTGGTGTTGGCGTTTGCGTGATGCACATGCAAGGTAATCCGCAAACGATGCAAGACGCGCCAACTTACGAGAATGTCGTCGACGAAATTCACGCCTACTTGATGGCACGCCGAGACCTTTGTTTAGCGGCCGGAATTTCGATCGACCGAGTATGCCTGGACCCCGGAATTGGATTCGGGAAAACGCACGAGCATAATTTGACCCTGCTTAAAGCGACTCGACGATTCACTGACCTCGGATGCCCGATCCTGATTGGTCACTCGCGAAAAGGTTTCATTCGCAAAATGCTTGGTGATGATGCGGCGGACCTGACGGCCGGGACGCTTGGCGTCACTTTGGCGGTTGCTGCTGCGGGTGCGAACGTTATCCGTGTCCACGATGTTCGTGAAACGGTGCAAGCCCTGACACTATTCGAAGCGTCCGGTGGCTTCGACAAAGCAAAGCTGTAG
- a CDS encoding glycosyltransferase family 4 protein — MKIDFVITELFVGGAERCLTELATAMTVAGDEVRVFSIGSLPGGQQSLLVDRLQAAGIEVESGRADSIWQFPSAKRRLQDWMLSSPADVCQTFLFHANVIGTWAAVSADIPIRVGGLRVADANPIRCPIERSAIKRMTSVTCVSEAVQSFAAKRLRCPTDKSIVIPNGVDVSRFSTGNPFDWTTLGWPAETAAALFVGRLHPQKGIDLLQQQISAIAPARTNRKLLIVGDGPDRDAIDRWCEEIGSDRVQRMPWQSDVAPLMRACRVLILPSRYEGMPNVAMEAMAAGRPVVCSRAEGSAELLSHDWQKQTFDIGDGPAMANLANAFLTDAARANQVGEINRARMRNDFSLPAMVDAYRSHYRLLRTRRLDV; from the coding sequence ATGAAAATTGATTTTGTCATCACCGAACTGTTCGTCGGCGGGGCCGAACGCTGCCTGACGGAACTAGCGACAGCGATGACAGTCGCAGGTGACGAAGTGCGAGTGTTTTCGATCGGTTCGCTGCCTGGCGGTCAACAGTCGCTGCTGGTCGATCGATTGCAAGCCGCCGGCATCGAAGTCGAGTCTGGACGGGCAGATTCGATTTGGCAGTTCCCATCGGCCAAGCGCCGGCTGCAAGACTGGATGCTTTCATCACCAGCCGATGTTTGCCAAACATTTTTGTTTCACGCCAACGTGATCGGCACCTGGGCGGCCGTTTCGGCCGACATCCCGATCCGAGTCGGTGGTCTTCGAGTCGCCGATGCTAACCCAATCCGCTGCCCGATTGAACGTTCTGCAATCAAGCGAATGACTTCGGTGACGTGCGTCAGCGAGGCCGTTCAGTCGTTTGCAGCGAAACGACTGCGGTGCCCAACCGACAAGTCGATCGTGATCCCCAATGGTGTCGATGTTTCACGATTTTCGACCGGCAATCCCTTTGACTGGACCACGCTGGGATGGCCCGCCGAGACGGCGGCGGCGTTATTCGTCGGACGTCTTCATCCGCAAAAGGGCATTGATCTTTTACAGCAACAGATTTCGGCGATTGCACCGGCGCGAACGAATCGAAAACTGTTGATTGTTGGCGACGGCCCGGACCGCGATGCGATCGACCGTTGGTGCGAAGAAATCGGCAGCGATCGAGTCCAACGGATGCCGTGGCAATCCGATGTGGCACCGCTAATGCGGGCTTGCCGTGTCCTGATCTTGCCCAGCCGATACGAAGGTATGCCAAACGTTGCCATGGAAGCGATGGCGGCCGGGCGACCGGTCGTTTGCAGTCGCGCCGAAGGATCCGCGGAACTGCTGTCACACGATTGGCAGAAGCAAACCTTCGACATCGGTGACGGCCCGGCGATGGCGAATCTAGCCAACGCGTTTTTGACCGATGCCGCGAGAGCGAATCAGGTTGGCGAAATCAACCGCGCGAGAATGCGAAACGATTTTTCGCTTCCCGCGATGGTCGATGCCTACCGAAGCCACTATCGGCTGCTGCGAACCCGGCGGCTGGACGTATGA
- the acnA gene encoding aconitate hydratase AcnA, with amino-acid sequence MTFDPFGVRDTFDTGSGTATIYRLSKLEEAGLGEISKLPFSIRVLLEAVLRNCDGFSVTEEDVKNLAAWNAAAPAKQEVPFKPYRVVLQDFTGVPAVVDLAAMRSAMQRIGGDPEKINPLIPVDLVIDHSVQVDFFGSDSALSKNVEIEFQRNLERYEFLRWGQQAFDNFSVVPPNVGIVHQVNLEYLARVVALQDTPDGPVALPDTLVGTDSHTTMINGLGVLGWGVGGIEAEANMLGQPLYMLMPEVIGFELTGALPTGTTATDMVLRVVEVLRAEGVVGKFVEFFGTGMNKMSVADRATIANMAPEYGATMGFFPVDNVTLEYLRQTGRTEENVKLVESYCKEQGLFRTDDGPKLNYTKTVSLDLGTIEPSMAGPKRPQDRIALTHMKQAFNDSLTAPVGKSGFGLDKSELGKVADVKDNGHSSQITHGAVVIAAITSCTNTSNPSVMIGAGLLAKKAVAKGLTVPSHVKTSLAPGSRVVTEYLNKAGVTESLNKLGFQTVGYGCTTCIGNSGPLPTPIANAIKTSDLVASAVLSGNRNFEGRVNPLTKANYLASPPLVVAYALAGTTDIDLVTEPIGKGSDGNDVYLKDIWPTSDEIRDTIASSIQPEMFTSEYAAAVQGNDLWNAIDVATGAIYPWNDASTYIQHPPFLDAVTGQDVPDIQPIRGAKVLALLGDSVTTDHISPAGAIASDGPAGQFLREKMIEIRDFNSFGSRRGNDRVMVRGTFANIRIRNQLAPGTEGGVTRYLPTDEVMSIYDASMKYQAEGTPLVVLAGAEYGTGSSRDWAAKGTMLLGVKAVITASYERIHRSNLVGMGVLPLEFADGATWQSLGLTGEETIDIPDLSNDLQPRSTINVTATSADGSVKSFPCVVRIDTPVEMQYYQNGGILPTVLRNLSK; translated from the coding sequence GTGACGTTTGATCCATTTGGCGTTCGAGACACATTCGACACCGGCAGCGGCACCGCCACGATCTATCGCCTCAGCAAGCTTGAAGAGGCGGGATTGGGCGAGATCAGCAAATTGCCATTCTCGATCCGCGTTCTGCTAGAAGCCGTGCTTCGCAATTGCGATGGCTTTTCGGTCACCGAAGAAGACGTCAAGAACTTGGCCGCCTGGAATGCTGCGGCGCCGGCCAAGCAAGAAGTCCCATTCAAACCCTATCGAGTGGTCCTCCAAGACTTCACTGGCGTCCCCGCCGTCGTCGACTTGGCTGCGATGCGTTCGGCGATGCAGCGAATCGGTGGCGACCCCGAAAAAATCAATCCGCTGATCCCAGTCGACTTGGTGATCGACCACAGCGTCCAAGTCGATTTCTTCGGCAGCGATTCGGCGCTTTCCAAAAACGTCGAGATCGAGTTCCAACGAAACCTAGAACGTTACGAGTTTCTGCGTTGGGGCCAACAAGCATTCGATAACTTCTCGGTCGTTCCACCCAACGTCGGCATCGTCCACCAAGTCAACTTGGAATACCTGGCTCGCGTCGTTGCGTTGCAAGACACACCCGACGGTCCCGTTGCTCTACCCGATACTTTGGTCGGCACCGACAGCCACACCACCATGATCAACGGACTTGGCGTCTTGGGCTGGGGCGTCGGCGGCATCGAAGCCGAAGCCAACATGCTTGGCCAACCGCTCTACATGCTGATGCCCGAAGTCATCGGTTTCGAACTGACCGGCGCATTGCCAACTGGCACGACCGCGACTGACATGGTGCTAAGAGTCGTCGAAGTCCTTCGCGCCGAAGGCGTGGTCGGAAAGTTCGTCGAATTCTTCGGCACCGGCATGAACAAGATGAGCGTCGCCGACCGTGCGACAATCGCCAACATGGCGCCCGAATACGGCGCGACGATGGGCTTCTTCCCTGTCGACAACGTGACGCTGGAATACCTGCGCCAAACCGGACGCACCGAAGAAAACGTCAAATTGGTCGAAAGCTACTGCAAGGAACAGGGCCTGTTCCGAACCGACGACGGTCCGAAACTTAACTACACTAAGACGGTATCGTTGGATCTTGGCACGATCGAACCGTCGATGGCAGGACCAAAACGTCCGCAAGACCGAATCGCGTTAACCCACATGAAGCAAGCGTTCAACGATTCGTTGACTGCACCGGTCGGCAAATCGGGCTTCGGACTGGACAAGAGCGAACTGGGAAAAGTCGCTGACGTCAAAGACAACGGGCACAGCAGCCAGATCACTCACGGTGCCGTTGTCATCGCCGCGATCACGTCATGCACCAACACGTCCAATCCGTCGGTGATGATCGGTGCCGGATTGTTGGCCAAGAAGGCCGTCGCCAAAGGCTTGACCGTTCCGTCGCACGTCAAGACGTCGCTAGCACCTGGTTCGCGCGTCGTCACCGAATACCTGAACAAGGCGGGCGTGACGGAGTCGTTGAACAAGCTCGGTTTCCAAACTGTCGGCTATGGCTGCACGACTTGCATTGGAAACAGCGGTCCGCTGCCGACCCCCATTGCCAATGCGATTAAGACCAGTGACCTGGTCGCGTCGGCAGTGTTGTCGGGCAATCGTAACTTCGAAGGCCGCGTCAATCCGCTGACCAAAGCGAACTACTTGGCCAGCCCACCGCTAGTCGTTGCGTACGCTTTGGCCGGAACCACGGACATCGACTTGGTCACCGAACCGATCGGCAAAGGAAGCGACGGAAACGACGTTTACTTGAAAGACATCTGGCCAACGTCGGATGAAATTCGCGATACGATCGCTTCGTCGATTCAGCCGGAAATGTTTACCAGCGAATACGCTGCTGCGGTCCAAGGCAACGATCTCTGGAATGCGATCGACGTTGCCACCGGCGCGATCTATCCCTGGAACGACGCCAGCACTTACATCCAACACCCACCGTTTCTGGATGCGGTCACGGGACAAGACGTGCCCGACATCCAACCGATTCGCGGCGCCAAGGTGTTAGCACTGCTAGGCGATTCAGTGACCACAGACCATATCTCGCCAGCCGGTGCGATCGCATCGGATGGACCTGCCGGACAGTTCCTGCGAGAAAAAATGATCGAGATCCGTGACTTCAACAGCTTTGGTTCACGCCGCGGGAACGATCGCGTGATGGTTCGCGGAACATTCGCCAACATTCGAATTCGCAACCAGTTAGCACCGGGCACCGAAGGTGGCGTCACACGCTACTTGCCGACCGACGAAGTGATGAGCATCTACGACGCGTCGATGAAATATCAAGCCGAAGGCACACCGCTTGTTGTGTTAGCAGGTGCCGAATACGGCACCGGCAGCAGCCGTGACTGGGCCGCCAAAGGCACGATGTTGCTAGGAGTCAAAGCGGTCATCACCGCTAGCTATGAAAGAATCCACCGCAGCAACTTGGTCGGCATGGGCGTTTTGCCATTGGAATTTGCCGACGGCGCTACGTGGCAATCACTCGGTTTGACCGGCGAAGAAACGATCGACATTCCGGATTTGTCGAACGACCTGCAACCACGATCAACGATCAACGTTACGGCAACCAGCGCCGACGGCAGCGTGAAGTCATTCCCTTGCGTCGTGCGAATCGATACTCCCGTTGAAATGCAGTACTATCAAAACGGCGGCATCCTGCCGACCGTGCTTCGTAATTTGTCAAAATAA
- a CDS encoding peptidylprolyl isomerase, with amino-acid sequence MPTASARHILVSSEKECLDLKQQIAEGADFADLAALHSSCPSGADGGALGSFGPGQMVPEFDAAVFGGNVGEVQGPVKTDFGYHLLEVTDRTE; translated from the coding sequence ATGCCAACCGCTAGCGCACGACACATTTTGGTGTCATCCGAAAAAGAATGTTTGGACCTGAAACAACAGATTGCTGAGGGTGCTGATTTCGCAGATCTCGCTGCCCTGCATTCTTCGTGTCCATCGGGCGCAGACGGCGGCGCACTGGGCAGTTTTGGTCCTGGCCAAATGGTCCCCGAATTTGACGCGGCTGTTTTTGGCGGCAATGTTGGCGAAGTCCAAGGCCCCGTCAAAACCGACTTTGGCTACCACCTACTGGAAGTCACCGACCGCACCGAATAG
- a CDS encoding DUF1549 domain-containing protein produces the protein MPRFKSLMSSAIRWGWFGLLVLLAFGYLVAGLSEPTSLEPTSVDPASQALSAVNTSVGASLDEPQIQAQPQKLAESLSQLDQVWLESLTESGLKPAQPADWLTVCRRVSLALVGSGMSLEEIRDLQRIPELARCQKHLENLLNDSRFHHYWGERWTRFLVGTDEGQFIVYRRRRFRIWLTEQFASDVRYDDLVKHLIMAEGLWTDRPEVNFLTSTYDSNDNSPDPVRLAARTSRAFLGLRIDCLQCHNDFLGNVSLGDAQNPREGQQTDFHQLAAFFTSAKSNGLQGVKSGEADYQYKYLDADEETDVQPAVPYLPELLPSEGNARNRLASWITNPQNRQAARAAVSHVWALMYGRPAGEAVDNLPLGSKSNPMLEWLADDFVENDFDLRRLIRLIALSGAFNVDSRADFDVTEAMESAGAVFPLVRLRPEQVAGSMIQAARIKSTDRESSLILQLTSFTGNNEFVERYGDIGEDEFSTDSVTITQRLLMMNGKKLRELTEDNPVLNTTAHARMFAADDPSIVETVYLCVLNRYPTDEEKTHFVNRITETKKTGKAIEDMMWVLLNSSELAWNH, from the coding sequence ATGCCTCGCTTCAAAAGCCTGATGTCGTCCGCCATTCGTTGGGGATGGTTCGGGCTTTTAGTGTTACTGGCGTTTGGCTATTTAGTTGCTGGGCTATCCGAGCCGACGTCCTTGGAACCAACGTCCGTGGATCCAGCGTCGCAAGCACTCTCTGCCGTGAACACGAGCGTCGGAGCGTCCCTGGACGAGCCCCAAATCCAAGCTCAGCCCCAAAAGCTGGCCGAGTCGCTATCTCAACTCGACCAAGTTTGGCTCGAATCATTAACCGAGTCTGGGCTAAAACCAGCTCAACCGGCTGACTGGCTGACCGTCTGCCGGCGCGTTTCGCTAGCGCTAGTGGGCAGCGGCATGTCGCTGGAAGAAATCCGTGATCTTCAGCGGATTCCCGAATTAGCCCGCTGCCAGAAACACCTTGAAAACTTGCTGAACGATTCGCGGTTTCACCATTACTGGGGTGAACGCTGGACGCGGTTCTTAGTTGGCACTGACGAGGGCCAATTCATCGTCTATCGTCGGCGACGTTTTCGCATTTGGTTGACCGAGCAATTTGCTTCGGATGTTCGCTACGATGACTTGGTCAAACACTTGATCATGGCCGAAGGCTTGTGGACGGACCGGCCAGAAGTGAATTTTCTGACGTCGACCTACGATAGCAACGACAACTCACCCGATCCGGTTCGCTTGGCCGCGCGCACTTCACGTGCGTTCCTCGGATTGCGAATTGATTGCCTGCAGTGCCACAACGATTTTCTCGGCAACGTTAGTCTGGGCGACGCCCAAAACCCTCGCGAAGGACAGCAGACCGACTTTCATCAACTCGCTGCGTTCTTTACATCGGCCAAGAGCAACGGGCTGCAAGGCGTCAAGAGTGGCGAAGCCGACTATCAATACAAATACCTCGACGCCGATGAAGAGACCGACGTTCAACCAGCCGTACCGTATCTGCCTGAACTGCTGCCTAGCGAAGGAAACGCAAGAAACCGACTTGCCTCTTGGATCACCAATCCCCAAAACCGCCAAGCCGCTCGCGCCGCGGTCAGTCATGTGTGGGCATTGATGTACGGACGACCGGCCGGCGAAGCCGTCGACAATTTACCGCTCGGTTCAAAGAGCAATCCAATGCTCGAATGGCTAGCTGACGACTTCGTCGAAAATGATTTCGATTTACGACGACTGATTCGATTGATTGCCCTTTCCGGAGCCTTCAATGTCGACAGCCGCGCCGATTTCGACGTGACCGAAGCGATGGAGTCGGCCGGTGCGGTTTTCCCGCTCGTGCGACTGCGTCCCGAACAAGTCGCCGGATCGATGATCCAAGCCGCGCGCATCAAGAGCACCGATCGCGAGTCATCGCTGATTCTGCAACTGACATCGTTCACCGGCAACAACGAATTCGTCGAGCGTTACGGTGACATCGGCGAAGACGAATTTTCGACCGACTCGGTCACGATCACCCAGCGTTTGCTGATGATGAACGGTAAAAAATTGCGAGAGCTAACCGAAGACAATCCGGTGCTCAATACAACGGCCCACGCTCGCATGTTTGCAGCCGACGATCCATCCATTGTCGAGACGGTCTACCTTTGCGTGCTGAATCGATACCCGACGGACGAAGAAAAAACGCACTTCGTCAATCGCATCACGGAAACAAAGAAGACCGGGAAGGCGATCGAAGACATGATGTGGGTACTTCTCAATAGCAGCGAACTGGCCTGGAATCACTGA